A window of Vigna unguiculata cultivar IT97K-499-35 chromosome 4, ASM411807v1, whole genome shotgun sequence contains these coding sequences:
- the LOC114182508 gene encoding uncharacterized protein LOC114182508, translating to MLVANTSKYNEMGSIMEHEHVSCSSFDEVLACKGASPMKPIASEKDLVVFLSGEVEKENSFNSSLQLDPVNTQRNSTKISKKTAREELKEISNAKNGDSAGKRKSYKERKICQEVRNEEKGNANDDTRACSKVSEKETKALDLKNGEAEAMLRELIRKQNLRRGQNNLVVQFQIRVLTLIFNDSENECPSLTASNGSNSWLKASKDLIAESDHIIKDFPLDWLEEGASRYHNLDLSRKLRKLTLLKFSL from the exons ATGCTTGTTGCAAACACTTCTAAGTATAACGAGATGGGATCCATCATG GAGCATGAACATGTTAGTTGTTCAAGTTTTGATGAAGTTCTAGCTTGCAAAGGTGCTTCACCCATGAAACCAATTGCGTCGGAGAAG gaccTTGTAGTATTTCTCTCGGGGGAAGTGGAGAAGGAAAACTCTTTTAACAGTAGTTTACAGCTTGACCCTGTAAACACTCAGAGGAATTCTACCAAAATATCTAAGAAGACAGCGCGTGAAGAATTAAAGGAAATATCTAATGCAAAGAATGGTGATAGTGCTGGCAAAAGGAAGAGCTACAAAGAGCGTAAAATTTGCCAAGAAGTTCGAAATGAGGAAAAAGGGAACGCAAATGATGACACCAGAGCTTGTAGCAAAGTCTCTGAAAAGGAAACAAAG GCTCTTGATTTGAAGAATGGAGAGGCTGAGGCCATGTTACGAGAATTGATACGTAAGCAAAATTTACGTCGAGGGCAAAACAACTTGGTGGTTCAATTTCAAATTAGAGTGTTGACCTTGATATTTAATGATTCAGAGAATGA GTGTCCATCCTTGACTGCTAGCAATGGAAGTAATTCATGGTTGAAAGCGTCGAAAGATTTAATAGCTGAATCTGATCATATAATAAAGGATTTTCCTTTGGATTGGCTCGAAGAAGGTGCAAGTAGATATCACAACTTGGATTTGTCTAGGAAGCTTAGGAAGCTCACTTTGCTGAAATTTTCTCTGTGA